A genomic region of Trifolium pratense cultivar HEN17-A07 linkage group LG3, ARS_RC_1.1, whole genome shotgun sequence contains the following coding sequences:
- the LOC123916942 gene encoding non-specific lipid transfer protein GPI-anchored 6-like isoform X2 — translation MGCKIATIFSTLIFLVVMFGLVTSDITQDKEECTQKLIALANCLPFVSGEAKTPPIDCCTGVKEVVDKSKRCLCILVKDHDDPSLGFTINVTLALQLPNDCKAPTNLTQCIDILHLAPKSKVAKIFEDFQKTMEKNSTTTPITPVSDAPAPSWAAALDRIGLNCFQTNYCPRNSFHCAKDCKTKGFHFGGNCFEGLTYCCCQNNV, via the exons atgGGTTGCAAAATTGCAACAATCTTCTCTACCTTGATTTTCCTAGTCGTTATGTTTGGTCTTGTAACCTCAGATATTACCCAAGACAAAGAAGAATGTACCCAAAAACTCATTGCTTTGGCTAATTGTCTTCCTTTTGTGAGTGGTGAAGCCAAAACACCACCTATAGATTGTTGCACTGGGGTCAAAGAAGTTGTTGATAAGAGTAAGAGATGTTTATGTATCCTTGTTAAGGATCATGATGACCCTAGTCTTGGTTTTACTATTAATGTTACACTTGCACTTCAATTACCAAATGATTGTAAGGCACCTACTAATTTAACTCAGTGTATTG ATATCTTGCATTTGGCACCTAAATCTAAAGTTGCTAAGATATTTGAGGACTTCCAAAAAACCATGGAGAAAAATAGTACTACCACCCCTATTACTCCCG TGTCTGATGCACCTGCTCCTTCTTGGGCCGCTGCTCTTG ATAGGATTGGATTAAATTGCTTCCAAACCAACTATTGTCCAAGAAATTCATTTCATTGCGCCAAGGACTGTAAAACTAAAGGCTTTCATTTCGGTGGTAACTGTTTTGAAGGCCTGACTTACTGTTGTTGTCAAAACAACGTTTGA
- the LOC123916942 gene encoding non-specific lipid transfer protein GPI-anchored 6-like isoform X1, translated as MGCKIATIFSTLIFLVVMFGLVTSDITQDKEECTQKLIALANCLPFVSGEAKTPPIDCCTGVKEVVDKSKRCLCILVKDHDDPSLGFTINVTLALQLPNDCKAPTNLTQCIDILHLAPKSKVAKIFEDFQKTMEKNSTTTPITPVSDAPAPSWAAALADRIGLNCFQTNYCPRNSFHCAKDCKTKGFHFGGNCFEGLTYCCCQNNV; from the exons atgGGTTGCAAAATTGCAACAATCTTCTCTACCTTGATTTTCCTAGTCGTTATGTTTGGTCTTGTAACCTCAGATATTACCCAAGACAAAGAAGAATGTACCCAAAAACTCATTGCTTTGGCTAATTGTCTTCCTTTTGTGAGTGGTGAAGCCAAAACACCACCTATAGATTGTTGCACTGGGGTCAAAGAAGTTGTTGATAAGAGTAAGAGATGTTTATGTATCCTTGTTAAGGATCATGATGACCCTAGTCTTGGTTTTACTATTAATGTTACACTTGCACTTCAATTACCAAATGATTGTAAGGCACCTACTAATTTAACTCAGTGTATTG ATATCTTGCATTTGGCACCTAAATCTAAAGTTGCTAAGATATTTGAGGACTTCCAAAAAACCATGGAGAAAAATAGTACTACCACCCCTATTACTCCCG TGTCTGATGCACCTGCTCCTTCTTGGGCCGCTGCTCTTG CAGATAGGATTGGATTAAATTGCTTCCAAACCAACTATTGTCCAAGAAATTCATTTCATTGCGCCAAGGACTGTAAAACTAAAGGCTTTCATTTCGGTGGTAACTGTTTTGAAGGCCTGACTTACTGTTGTTGTCAAAACAACGTTTGA